Genomic DNA from Acidisoma sp. PAMC 29798:
TTCCTACTCCATGCCGCGCGGCGGCTCGGCGCCGGACGCGGCTATGTCGCCGTCCTGCTTCTAAACGCGACCCTGTTATTCGGCGCGGGCGGCATCCTGATGACACCCGACACGCCGTTGATGCTGTTCTGGATCATGACCCTCTGGTCGATGGCGCGCATCGTTTCCGGCGGTTCGGGCTGGTGGTGGCTTGTCGTCGGCATCGCCGCCGGCCTCGCCCTCGACAGCAAATACACCGCCGCGCTGCTGCTGGTCGGCATCGGTCTCTGGCTGCTGCTGCTTCCCGCTGGCCAGCGCTGGCTGCGCGATCCGCGCCCCTGGCTCGGCCTTGTCGTCGCGGTGCTGCTGTTCCTGCCCGTCATCCTGTGGAACGCCGGCCACCATTGGGTGAGTTTCCTCAAGCAAGGCGGCCGCACCGGCGCCTGGCATCCGGCGCGCGCCGTGCAATTCCTGGGTGAGTTGATCGGCGGACAGCTCGGCCTCGCCACACCGATCATCTTCGTGCTTTGCGTCGCGGGCCTCATCGCGGTGTCCCGCGTCGCCTGGCAGCGGCGCGACCCGGCGGCGGGGCTTCTGGTCGCGCTGGGCGTGCTGCCCGCTTTAGTGTTCCTGCAACACGCCCTGGGGGATCGCGTCCAGGGCAATTGGCCCGGCATCCTGTATCCGGCGGCGGTGATCGCTGCCGCCAGCCTTCCTCTTACCACCCGCCTGCTGCGGCCGGCGCTCAGCGTCGGGTTCGTCATGACGCTGATCGTCTATGTCCAGGCCTGGGCGAGCCCGATCCCCCTCGGCGGCGTGGGCGACCCCACCATCCGCGTGCTCGGAGGCTGGGCGCCGCTGGCCGCCACGGTCACCGCCCGCGCCCAGGCCATCGGCGCCCAGTTTGTGGTCATCGACGAATACGGCCTGGGCTCGGAACTTGCCTTGCGCTTGCCGGCATCGCTGCCGGTTCTGGCACAGGACCCGCGCTGGGCGCTGTTCCGCCTGCCCCGTGCCGGTGCGGCAGTGACGGCCGGCACGCGCGGGCTGTTGGTCCGCACCGATCGTAGGCGAACCCCGCCTGACGCCACCGCCTGGGGATCGCTGTATACGATTGGCGACGTGGGCCGCGGGCGATATGGCCGAATCGGCGAAACCTATACGCTCTCCTCCGTCACGGCCGACCCCGAAGCCGGCCAAATCCTGACCCGCCTGCCCTCTGGAGTCACGCCGTGAAGATCACTCTGCCGACCTATCAAGACCAGCTTGCCGCGCGCCGCCGCATGGCAGGCCATGTGGTCCACACGCCGCTGCTGCGGAGCGAGATGCTCGACCGCGCCATCGGCGGCAAAGTTCTGATCAAGCCGGAGCCCTTGCAGCACACCCACAGCTTCAAGCTGCGCGGCGCGATGAACGCCGTGCTGTCCCTGGTCGAGAACGGCCATACCGGCGGCATCGTCGCCTTCTCCTCCGGCAACCACGCCCAGGCGACGTCCTATGCCGCGTCGCATGCTGGCTTGCCCGCGACCATCTTCATGCCGGCCGATGCCCCCGCCATCAAAACCCGCGCGACCCGCGCCTGGGGTGCAACGGTGGTGCCTTTCGACCGGCTGCATGACGACCGTGAGGCATTGGCCCGCGCCGAGGCGGCCCGCACGGGCGCGGCGCTTATTCCCCCGTACGACGATGCCCGTGTCATCGCGGGCCAGGGAACGCTGGCGATCGAACTCGCGGAGGACGCCGCAGCCTTAGGCCTGAAGGCGGATGCGATGCTGGTGCCGGTAAGTGGCGGCGGCATGATCGCCGGCTGTGCATTGGCGATGGAAGAGATGTCGCCCGGCACGCAGATCTATGCGGTCGAACCCGAAGGACGGGACGATATGCGGCGGTCGCTGATCTCCGGCGTGCGGGAGGTCAATGGCCCCGGCGGTTCCGTTTTGTGTGACGGGCTGATGTCTCCCACGCAGGGCGAGCTGACTTTCGCGATCAATCGTCGTCGGGTTGCGGGCGGCATCGTGGTGACGGATGAGGCGGTGCTGAAGGCCATGGCCTTCGCCTTCATCCATTTGAAGCTTGTGGTGGAGCCAAGCGGTTCCGCGACCTTGGCGGCGCTGCTGTCCGGCGCTTTCGACGGCCGCGACCGTGTCACGGCGATCGTATTGAGCGGCGGCAATGTCGATCCGGTCATCTTCCAGCAGGCGCTCGCGACGCTGTAACGCGTCTAACGGCTGAATACGCTGCGCTTTTCCGCCCTACGACATTGTGCGGTGTAGGGCGGAAAAGCGAAGCGTATGCCGCCATCTAGTGATGCTCGGTGGGTGGCGGAAGTTCGCCCCGCGCCGCGTGGAACTGCATCGGCGGCAGACGGAAGATGTGAATGCGCGACCATTCCCGCATCGTCTGGAAGCAGGCGTAGAGCATCGGGATCACGAAGATGCCCACGAAGCTCGCGGCGATCATGCCGAAGAACACCGGGGTGCCGACCGAGCGCCGGCTGATCATGGCGGCCCCCGTCGCGATCACCAGCGGCAGAAGACCGAGGATGAAGGCGAAGGACGTCATCATCACGGCGCGGAACCGCAGCGTGGCGCCGGCCACGGCGGCATCGCGGATCGACATGCCCTGCTCGCGCTGCTCCTTCGCGAATTCGACGATCAGAATCCCGTTCTTGGCCGACAAGGCAATCAGCGTCACCAAGCCGATCTGGGCATAGAGATTAAGCGCCAGACCCGTCAGCATGAGCCCCAGGAAGGCGCCGACGGCGGCCACCACCACAGAGATCAACACCGACATCGGAATCGTCCAGCTCTCATAGAGCGCGACGAGGAAGAGGTAGGCGAACAACACAGCCAGGGCGAGCACGACGCCGGTCTGGCCGCCGGCCTGGACTTCCTGATAGGCGGTGCCGGTCCACTCATAGCCATAGCCGTTCGGCAGCGTCTTGTCCGACAGCTCGGCCATTGCGGTCAGAGCTTGGGACGAGGATTGGCCCGGCGCGGGTGATCCGTCGATGGTGACCGAGCGCACGTTGTTATAACGCGTGATGACCTGCGGGCCCGTGACGATGCTCATGGTCGCGAGCGCGCGCAGCGGCACCATCTCCCCGTTCGCGTTGCGGACATAGATTTTCCACAGGGAGGAGAAGTCGTTGCGGTCGGCTTCCTCGCCTTCGATATTCACCTGCCAGACGCGGCCGAACAGGTTGAAGTCGTTGATATAGTAGCCGCCCATCGTCGCCTGAAGCGTGGTGAAGATGTCATTGATGTTCACGCCCAGGGCCTGCGCCTTGTAGCGATCGATGTTGAGAAACACGGACGGGTTGTTAGCTGAGAAGGTCGAGAAGACACGCGACAGACGCGGATCGGTATTGGCGGCCACCAGCATGCTGCCGAGGACCGAAGCCATATCCTGCGGATC
This window encodes:
- a CDS encoding glycosyltransferase family 39 protein, which gives rise to MSLSPAVFWAALLGLTALRLLVAGVTPISPDEAYYWVWSRALAPGYLDHPPMVALWIRAGTLLLGHSALGIRLLAPLSALLGSVFLLHAARRLGAGRGYVAVLLLNATLLFGAGGILMTPDTPLMLFWIMTLWSMARIVSGGSGWWWLVVGIAAGLALDSKYTAALLLVGIGLWLLLLPAGQRWLRDPRPWLGLVVAVLLFLPVILWNAGHHWVSFLKQGGRTGAWHPARAVQFLGELIGGQLGLATPIIFVLCVAGLIAVSRVAWQRRDPAAGLLVALGVLPALVFLQHALGDRVQGNWPGILYPAAVIAAASLPLTTRLLRPALSVGFVMTLIVYVQAWASPIPLGGVGDPTIRVLGGWAPLAATVTARAQAIGAQFVVIDEYGLGSELALRLPASLPVLAQDPRWALFRLPRAGAAVTAGTRGLLVRTDRRRTPPDATAWGSLYTIGDVGRGRYGRIGETYTLSSVTADPEAGQILTRLPSGVTP
- a CDS encoding threonine ammonia-lyase — its product is MKITLPTYQDQLAARRRMAGHVVHTPLLRSEMLDRAIGGKVLIKPEPLQHTHSFKLRGAMNAVLSLVENGHTGGIVAFSSGNHAQATSYAASHAGLPATIFMPADAPAIKTRATRAWGATVVPFDRLHDDREALARAEAARTGAALIPPYDDARVIAGQGTLAIELAEDAAALGLKADAMLVPVSGGGMIAGCALAMEEMSPGTQIYAVEPEGRDDMRRSLISGVREVNGPGGSVLCDGLMSPTQGELTFAINRRRVAGGIVVTDEAVLKAMAFAFIHLKLVVEPSGSATLAALLSGAFDGRDRVTAIVLSGGNVDPVIFQQALATL